From Candidatus Bathyarchaeum sp.:
AACTAAAACCTCTTATTTTCACTCTTCAAAATTTACTAACTCCGTGTCATCGAAGGAAATTTAGCAGTTTATCTGCCTTGTTTTTTGGACGGAAATGTTGACCATAAGGAAAACTTAAATAAACAACAATTCACTTCGGTAGATAGCTTAAAAGAGACGTGAAAATTCAAGATGTCCAAAGAATTTCAGCACATCATAAGGTTTGCCGGATCGGATATACCCGGAACTCTGCCGGTTACTTTCGCACTAACAAAAGTAAAGGGTATTGGAATAAAATTAGCAACTGTAATTGTAGAAAAATCTGGAATTGACCCAGAAACACGAATGGGTTTTCTTTCTAGTGCTGATGTAGAAAAAATCGAAGACATCACCACAAATCCAAGTAATTATGGTATTCCTGATTGGCTTCTAAACAGAAGAAAAGATATGGATACTGGAAAAGACCTTCACCTCTTAGGTACAGACCTAATCGTTCAAACAAAGAACGACATCGACGGAATGAAAGCCATAAGGTCATGGAAAGGTTTCCGTCACAGCTACGGCTTAAAAGTTAGAGGTCAAAGAACTAAATCCACTGGTCGAGCAGGAAAAGCCATGGGTGTAAAGAAGAAACAAGTGCAAAGAGGAGGAAAATAATAGATGGGTGATCCGAAAAGACAACGAAAAAAGTTTGACTCGCCTAGGTTCCCTTGGCAAATGGACACTCTAGAGGCTGAACTTAAGCTTCTTGGTGAATACGGTTTACGAAACAAACGAGAGATTTGGCGCCACAAAACCTTGCTTTCAAATTATCGAGGTATTGGACGTTCACTATTAGGTCAATCTGCTGACGAACGAGAAACTCAAGAAAAACAGCTTCTAGGTAGACTTAACCGATTAGGAATACTACATGAAGAATCCGAACTAGACGACGTTTTAGACCTGACCTTGGAAGATATTCTTGATCGCAGACTTCAAACACTTGTTTATCGGAGAGGATTATCCCAATCAATGCAACAAGCTCGTCAACTAATTGCTCATGGACACATTTCTATTGATGGACAAAAAGTTTCTGCACCAAGTTATTTGGTTCTCAGAGACGAAGAAGACAAAATAACTTATTCTCCAAAAAGTCCATTAACCAATCCTGATCACCCCTT
This genomic window contains:
- a CDS encoding 30S ribosomal protein S4; protein product: MGDPKRQRKKFDSPRFPWQMDTLEAELKLLGEYGLRNKREIWRHKTLLSNYRGIGRSLLGQSADERETQEKQLLGRLNRLGILHEESELDDVLDLTLEDILDRRLQTLVYRRGLSQSMQQARQLIAHGHISIDGQKVSAPSYLVLRDEEDKITYSPKSPLTNPDHPLTKAISIPAEPILPEAEEENINE
- a CDS encoding 30S ribosomal protein S13 codes for the protein MSKEFQHIIRFAGSDIPGTLPVTFALTKVKGIGIKLATVIVEKSGIDPETRMGFLSSADVEKIEDITTNPSNYGIPDWLLNRRKDMDTGKDLHLLGTDLIVQTKNDIDGMKAIRSWKGFRHSYGLKVRGQRTKSTGRAGKAMGVKKKQVQRGGK